The DNA region TTCCCCCTTTACCAATTACGATTGAAAAACAAAGTGATGAGCATGCAGACTGACCAACAGCTTTCCTCTTCTGTACAATATGCACTGATTCTGTTGGACTTTTTGCAAAACCTTGTACAACTGGTTAGTGTGGATACATTTATTCATTGGCTGGAACTGCCCTCGAAAAAGCCGCTGTATAACGTTCAGGAACGCATTTGTGTTTTATCCTCTGACCTATTAAAACTTTTGGTTAAAGATGATAATCTTAAATTGCACTCCATATGTAAGCAACTGCATTCCTTTGCCCTGACGGCCAAATCTTTTGAAGAAAAACTCGAAGAGCTTTCACTGGGAAAACTATTAAGTTTCCTCGAAGGTGAAGAAGGCGAAGCTGGCGAAGATCAAATAATCGCAGGTCTGGAACAACTTTTTCTACGTTCTATAGCATTTGGTAATGACGAGTGTGTGGAGACAATGGCTAAGCATATCAAGGTAATGAAGTTTACCCATGCTCAAAGAATAATCGAGCATTTGAGCCAAGTTGCGCAGGCTAAGGAGGTCATGAAGGGCCTGGAGGTAACAGATGAACAAGAAACTACTAAAAAAGAACTTAAAGATGAAaaggatgatgatgaagattaTCAGCAAGAGTATTCCTTACTTATCAGCCAGGTGCTTTTTCCAATTTTTGAACAATGCTCTGTTACAGAGCGGATTCAAATTCTTAACATACGTGATGACTTACAACTCCTACAACAATTTTCCTTTGATATTGGTGACCATGAAAATCAACGCATATTatttttcaatcaattttcTCTGAAGCCTCAAAGATTGCCTATTGGAGAATTTCTTCAGCTTTGCTTTGCACATCCTTTAGAAACATGGTTATCTTTAGCTAAATTATCCATGGCCCATGAAGGTTTTGCCAAAATTTTTTGGCGATTAGCGTGCCTGTGCTCTGGTCATGTTTTTCATTACATGAGTTCAATTTGCACCAATTTAATTTTAGATGAGCGCATGTTACACAATcaaaattcacaaaattttcTATTGTCTATCTACATATATCCTCTTATTCTTAATGGTCTAAGAATATCGTCTAGGTTGCGAAAGAATTGCCGCTTTATTAAGCTACGGCTGAACCTTAAGGGGGTTAATTATCCATACACGCTGGAAAAATTGAAATCCTGTCAATCTGATTATCTCGATGCCTTGGCTCTAAGTCTGGATAAATTTTCTGATTTGAATACAAGAAATTATGCAATTATTTGTAAACTTATGTCAATATTAATGGCCGTCAGTCGTTTGGACGCTCATCTAATGGTAACCAGTCGAAACCAATTAACCATGTTAAACTCAAAGAAAGTTAAAGATGATGTGAAAATAGCCAAAGAATACACCAATATGCATATTCAACTCGCTCATTGGCGGCGCTCGCATTGGCCTCTCATATCCCAATTAATTCAGACAATGGATCTTTTGCGGTGGAATTTGACATGCTACAATTCAACCCGCGCGGATGCACTTAATCTAGTAGTGCTATACTGGAAGGAGAGTACAATGCATCCGTATCTAATGCCTAAGGGTAAACTAAAAGTTTTAATTACATTCTTGTATCAATTCTCGACGTCATTTATTGTTGTAATGCATTTTTCCTATCCATTTAACAGGCCTCATTGATCAAATCCAAGCAGTGGTGGATACAATGCAGCACAAGTCTTTCTGGTTAGTCCATAATATGTTTCAAATCCAGGACTCTGGAAGTGTTAAAGCAAATGTCGAGCTTTTAACACAGGCAAGTGCTTCAGAGGCTAAGGTTTTAATGCAGAATGCGTTAATATGCGGTAATGATAAGGCCATTATGGCGGAACTGACGTTGGCTGTGCTAAAAAGTGGGCCAGAGATTCGCCAATCTGCATTAAATGgctataattttattttcaaatgctATATTAAAGCCTTTCAAGGCAGCCTTCCACAAAAAGCCAAGCCTGGCGTGTGGATTCGCTGGGTAGAAAAATTATTGGAAGTGGTCGTTAAATCACCTGAAGAAGCCCAAATTAACATATTTCATCTGGCCCACCCTACTTTAATCGCACTATATCAAAAATCATACTTCAATGTAAATGTCAAGGAAAAGATCCTGCAGTATATGACGCTATTACCACAAAACACAATCACTGCAAATATTATTAGAGAAATGGAAAACTTGAACAACTTGCCGTAACTTTGCCCAAAAACTTCTCTTATAAAAACCGCGCATGTaagatatgtaaaaagaaataaatttgcttaaactaaaaaaaatatgtgaaaaaaatatataaattagattaaactaaaaaaactaTATGAATTCcaatcaaaattattaaaaaagaattttgaaatgcgtcaattaatttttttgttacgcTGAGTAtgttcaaaaccaaaaaaaaaattttttttttatttttaacgcTACTATTTGCTGAATGGCCAGTGCGAAGAATACTAGAATCATAGACCAAAATGTtctctaatattaaatatacataatacATTTTTCTAAAATCTGTTTAACCTCTAATATGAAATATAACCAGAGgtccggggctaacttcgaccgcgtcaaagtttgtatacccttgcaactgtTTTGTTAACTCTTTCCTTagctatagccatcaaagtggaaaaacgttttatcaaaaaaggctaatgtttgcgaaagaacggcctacaatctaccataggaaataacgaagatattgatcaaagtcactgttttccaccgattgttcctatgggagctacatgatatagttacccgatttttatcaaattcggtacagtcattaacagatatatttaactaacaattgtttaatttgaaagcaatcgtgttaaaagtaacgaagttattgacaaaagtcactgttttcgaaatttgttgttgatcaaatttggcatagtcgtttatattattaaattttacgacaatagctcaaaaaataatgaatttattgagaagtcactgttcgtgactttgccgtttgtatgggagctatatgatctagtggtccgatccggctgaatccgagatatacaacatGTGCACTATATACAACCCTACATGCATAAttagctctgtagctcttacagtctaggaggagtttgtgctgatccagacggacggacatggctatttgaagtcgtctcgtcgtgctgatcaagaatatatgtactttatatggtcagagatgcttccttctatccgttgcacacttctgaccaaaattaatatactctttttgcaagggtataaatatgtacattttgttgttgagcAATTTATGTTTTCTGGGTTATGATTGTGTGAGTGAATGAAGTTAATGTTAGTTGGGTTAAgaagttattgttgtttttgttttcgagGTTGAAGGTGGTGGCGAGGTTCACCATGGAATTGCGGGAGCTTCGCGGCGCCGGCAATGGCATCAGCAGTAACAATTCGGGAACAAATGCAAGAGGAGTGACAGGGGTAGGCGAACTTGGTGGCATTTGCATAGGCGGAGCTGCTAGCGGTGGAGTCCACCGACCGCCTACAAAAGCGGATCTCTTCATAAAGCAACTGAATTCTACTAATGCGAAGAAGGTGGCCCTTCTTTTAGTCCTGGGCTTCATCTTTTACCATGGACTGCTAAACTGGAACTACGGTTTGTGTTACCGATCAAGTGATCCGTGGATGTAGATATTTTAGTCAAAATCAAATGATTCATATTCTTATTTATAGGAAGTGATTCCTGCCAGTGGCTGTTGTCCAAGGGACGATTCAAGGGTGACAATGAGTGGCAGCCCTATGGATGTATGCTCCACAAATATTCCCTAACGTAAGTGAAGTAAAATCGTTAGATGCCACTATATAAGTGCCGTAACGCTGTAAGTGTGTAAGGAGAGGATGCGTTATTCCATTGTCAGTGAAAACAGAATCAGTGCTTTTAAAAGTAAAGCTAATGGCTTTTCTTATCTCTACTGCTTATGGCATTATGGGAAACTGTGCTCATAAATGAATCATCCATCTACCTACCCACCCAATGTCAATATCTATTTATGTGACTAATTTCCATATCAATTTTTAGCGACACCCGACGCTGTCTGCGCtatttggcattttttgacaataaaaacaattttgtctTTATCGGCGATGCAAGTATACGGTTGCTCTACGAGCGTTTTATTGAGCAACTGCGTCTTCCCTTAAGCCTTAGTTCAGATGCCAATGAAAATGCCTCAACAAAGGCTCATTTTCAAGATAAAAAGCTACATATGATGGCGCAGTATATTAAAGCCGAAGAGGTAAGTCCCTGGCTTATTGATCGTCTCTACCGCTTGGAGGCAGAGAAGCAGCTATCTTCAGTCTACATAATGGGTTTCAGCCACACAAATCTAATCAATGGCAATGTGACGGAAGACGTACTTAGACATTATAGCGTTAATTTGACTCTGTTGGGACCGCCCATCCATCGACTGGTAGCACAACAATCAAGGGTCTTGTGGAAACTGGTGGATCGTGTAGATGAAGAAAAATTGCCGTCTTCGTGGAAATTGCTACTTAATGAGGACATAGATCGCTATAATCATATTGCCCGCAATGTCTTCCGTTATACTGAAGCTACCATCTGGGAATCTGCTTGGCACATATCAAATGGTCTTTTGGATAACGCCATAGACGGTTATGAATTAAGTCAGCATGGCCAGAGATTGGAAGTGCAATTACTCTGGAATATGTATTGCAACGATTATATGAACTACAACGATGGCACTTGCTGCAGTAGTTCCGAACCATACACCACCTTGCAAATTGTAGCATACTCGATGTTTGGTGTATGCATTAGTCTATTAAGCGGCATGGGTATAAAAAGATGGCTTAAACATTTAAGAGGACAAACTTTGTATGTCCCagttcaacaacaacaacagagtAATCCTCCTTCTTCAGCCATATCGGCTCTAATCACCGACTACAGCACCCCATTGTTGGCTTTATCCCTCTTGGGCCTGATCATGggatatttttatttgtgcgATCGCACAAATTTCTTTATGAAGGAAAACAAATACTATTCCGAGTTCTCATTTTGGATTCCTGTGGGCTATGTTTTTGCCTTGGGTCTATTTTTCACTGAGGATTCTCGTTTCACCAAAGTCTTAAATCGCGATCAAACGGATGAACTTAAAGGCTGGATTTTGTTGGTGGTGCTGATCTATTATATGACTGGTGCCCAACGTGTTTTGCCTATTCATATGCATATAAAGTTACTTATTtctggttatttttttttaacgggATATACCCACTTTACCTATATATGGCAGTCCAGAGGTATGGAAGGAAGAGGTGTTGGTAACGGTTCATCTAAGTCATTATTTGTACGTTTCTTTCAATCCATGTTCCGCTTGAATTTTCTCAGTGTTTTACTCTGCTTTTGCATGAATCGACCGTATCAGTTTTACTATTTTGTGCCTTTGCTCTCATTTTGGTTAAGTGttatttatttcgttttgGCAATGCCACCACGTATATCATCTAGTTCAGTAGATGTAAATCCTCTTCATTATCTGTATTTGGTAAGCAAATGCATTGGGTGCTTAGGCTTGATCACAGTCCTGTTCATGTCCGAGGTGTTTTTTGAACGCATTTTCGTCACGCGTCCTTGGAAAGCTCTGTTCGTCACGACCGATGATGATATCCATGAATGGTGGTATCAGTGGAAATTAGATCGATATACTGTCACCTTTGGCATGATATTTGCAGCCTGCTTTCACATAGCACAGAAATCAAAGCCAAATAATTTAGTTTTCGATGATAATAATCATGGGAATTTATTTTCTCGTCGCACTTCCATTTCTGTTACTCTTTTAGCTCTCCTGGGTGTGGGTATTTATACTGCGTTTTCGTTTTTATGTCGGAATCTTCAGAACTGCGAAGAAATTCATTCGTATATACTGTTTATTCCGATTATTGGCTATGTAATTTTGCGCAATATATCGGGCATCTTACGCACCCGCTTCTCGACATTTTTTGCCTGGTTTGGGCGCATCTCTTTGGAACTGTTTGTCTGCCAATATCATATTTGGCTAGCAGCAGATCGCCACGGAGTTTTGGTTTTATTGCCCGGTTTTCCTACACTTAATATGATTATAACttcgtttatttttgtgtgtgtctcgCATGAAGTCCATCGCCTTACAGAAATTTTGTTGCCCTATGCTGTGCCCAATGATTGGCGCCTGGTGATGAgaaattttgttgtatttctTATTGTGCTTATACCAGTAGCACGTTCAGATGGGATGTTTtagaaaataattgaaaaaattgttttataattattgcCCCTAATACACAgacttaatttaaaattatatatatgagttaagaaaaattgcacaatctacttaaatttatatttaaacttaaatttactCAAATATCCGCCACACTCAACGTCCCCTATAACCACGGCGGcaaccaaatgtatgtactAGATATTATATTTGATCCTATAATTTGTTTGTAAGACAGATCCGATAAGAAATAAAGCTATAAAAGTAAAACTCACGTTTTCCTACGAAGGCTAACTCATAACTTAAACACATCGCTCGAATTGGACTAGTTGTGGTACATAGAGGAAGGAACAATGGTTAGGCGGGCGGGCGTAGGTGTAGGGAGACAGCGAGAGACCCTAATGTCTCTTAAAGCGAGCGCATGTGTTACTAATTGAGAGTTAAGCATGTTCTAATAAAATGCAGTAGCATTAGGCTAATAGCAACATACACCTGTGCAAATGTCcgtatgtgtgtatatttcCACACTTACAGTTTAACATATAcaacatatatgtaaatgtatgtacatatgtatgtatgtggcttatatttgtttgtataCATCAAGTGTTTTTCACTTCTCTCCACGGTTCATTCACAAGGTATTGCGAAACAGactaaagcaaaaacaaatgcatGCTTAGTAGGGGAAGagaaacaaatacaaatacttTGGTTTGCTTTTGCAGTACCTATGCACGTATACACACCAGCATACAcccacatacaaacatatattcGTTGGGGACGCTGGTCTTTTTTCGTTGTATACCATGCACTCATAGGGAAAATGGTAAGTCAAAGACGCTGAATTGTATATTGAAGGCACAAGAAAGCGTAAAGTATATATGaatgcacatatgtatattcttgaaCAGCACTAACGGCCGAGTCAATCTAGTCATGCCTCGATACAGGTGTCATTCGCCCTGTTAAACTTATTTTCTGCTGTTATTCGTATATCTTGGCTTGAACGCTGGGAGGCCAACATCCTGGCTTTGCTACAAGgcataagaaaaacaaataatatagaTTACATCTCTACAAATCTGCATTTGATTTTATTCATATGAAATTGTTGTTTTACTTGGTGTATGGTATATCGAAGCGACGCGACGCCCTTGTTGTTTTCATTGTTCTTTCATTATGACACATTTAACTATATGTGTGCATTCCACTGGATTTCTTGTCTAGCTTGTAATAACTAAAGTATCTTCAAGATTTATCTGCCTACCTTCATATGTTACAAATGCAGTTTTTAGTCCAAGCCAAATTTATacaaacaattaattaataaatttttgcgactaatttctaaaaatatttcaatatttcagCGCACTGAATTTAAATTTCCTACTACTTCCTTTAAAAAAGCTTTGGAAAAATGCTTTGTAACGGACATGAGCTTTGGAAAGCTATATTAACGCTCGGTCCTACGAGTTCGGTTTTAATGGCAATGTTCGTTTGGCTCCGGTCTCAGTTATCGGTAGCAAGTACGTCAAAACGGTCCGTTGTTGTCTCCAGTATCCAACCTGCAACTAACCCCAGTCTTGAGCAGAGCTAATCCACAACACTTTAGCCCCCACACATTCAATGTGATGAGGAAAACATAGGGGAAGGGTGTTTGATAATTCCGCCAACAAGTGCCTCGGCGAGCCTTGCTCTTCGTGGGATAGAGACAACAAGCTGAAAGAAAAAAGCAGAAACAAATACAAGCGAGCAAATTTTTACGTTTTTTCTGCTCCAATTTTCGGGATGGTTTtagtgttttgttgtttttttttgttaagtgcCGTTTAGAAACGCGCGggcttctttttttaaatgtgaGAAATTTGAATACCGTTTCATCAAACGACCCAGcgtttgtaaataaaatgataCTTTGAcaatatttaaagaaaactgtaaacattttaaaacagAAGCTAATGGAACACAGCCAGGAcattaattaaaatacattAGGCAAGGAGCACTATTCTCAAACCCTCGAAATATTAACAAACGGTGAGTAGCTTACAAGAACTAAGTTATACAtctaatttattttgtgtcgttttttttttcaaatttcaaatttggaTATTGAAATATGTACACACTAATTTTAGTTCATTGACGGTGgtgaaaatatgtatattagtcAAGTAGGACTTTTCTGCCGCATCGCGGTAACTTAATGTTTAGATTGCATCTTCTGTTAGACAGTTTTCAAGACAGACATGCTCAAACATCGAGACATTGAGTCTCCCACCGCCATCTTCTTTTCTTCTGCCAGACGATGATGATTTTTGCTACATCTGTCTAAAAAGAGCTGAATCCCACTGTTTGTAAGAATTTGGTTATTTAACAGGTTATAAACGTACTTTAAGTTGGTGTGTAGTCTACTGTCGCAGATACCTTACGCTTTTTAGGTTTAAACATTGAAAAGGTGAGATTCTTTTGCAATAAATGAAAGTCTCAATATTTGTTGTAAATAATGGCTTTTTAtcaattttgtaaaatttcggacttgtaaaacatttaaaaatctCTAAAGTGTTGAATTCATATTTGATAATATAAATACTCACTGTGAATCTTTGTTCTTTCGTTTGTGGTGCCCATATTTTGCTCCTCCGCCACACACAACGCTCAAATGTATgctaatattttttttggctgcCAGAGGCTATCAGCaataaagagaaaagaaaaatgtaaacaaaatcaaaaacgcCGGTCATGTCCTTTAGCATATTTCTTATGCATCCCacttaatttatatataagcaatatattttttacattaatttttttgttgttgcctcaaataagtacatatatttatacatattcaTGTTCAAATTGCGTGGGTGTAATGGAAAGAGAGGTGGGGGCCAACCCAGAGCCACTTTATATTGCTGGGCctgtaaatttaatttgcccCATTCAATTTTTATGTTCTCGGTCTTGTCAGCTAGAGGGCGAAAATAGTTAGAGGAGAAAAATACATAATGTACGACATtctgtaaatgaaaatttgttgACGGCAGTGAAATGGATATATTTTGAAACCTGTCTTAAACAAGGTGTATCAGATTTGTCGTTGCTCTAACCTTTGCTGAATAGTTGTAACCATATTGACCGTATAATTTTACTCCATGCACCCAAATGGTGCAattgtatatattattatttaataatgggAGACGTTGAAAACTATCTAATTTTTGCTGGATTTTTGTAAAACGAATATTATTTGACGGGAAATTCTGTGTACTTTCATTCGTAGATCAAGAAAAAGTATAGTATagtattattataaattagtaTCGTCAAACGTCGCCAAGCCAAAAAACCTCAAGAATTACATAGgaaactaaatatttaaattaaccCAAAAACAAATGCTGGGGCCAACTCAAAACTTTTTTCTATGCACTATGCAAACATTTAACATGTCTcaatattatattaaaatttttagataGACTGTGCTAAACTATCGACCAGCCGGAAAGGGGGCTTTTTGTTTCAATGATTGTATTTGTACAATCACCAAAAAATTACTGAAAATCTTCATTAGTTTCTTGctagaaaatcaaattcaaaattaaaaaaagaaaaatgtgcTAGCCTAGTGACTGTACATTTGGTATTATGAATTTAATACAGATGTTTCACCTGCATAGTATACCGAAGTCGTTAAGACGACTCATTCCCTTCATTTCTGTTAAAATGAATCAATAAACCCGTGTCTGATGAACTGCATAAGTACACATACCGCAACCTGATTTTTGTAGATTTTACGACTAATGAAAGTTGATTAACAGAATCAATCGATATTTAACTTGTTATTGCCGCCCAATCATTTGGTTGTTTTCCAATATGTTTAAATGTAATTCTTTGGATCATTGTATATGCCTTATACAGCTTTTGATtgttatatatgtactttTGATTAATTATTTATGTTTGGGTTTTTCGGAGTTGATTATTTAGATACCAGTAGACTGAAATGAATCATGCCAATGATGATTATTTTTTAATGCAATCGATCCTAGTTTAtctttaaatatgtatacaatttgattttgttggcTTGTGTTATGGGTGTGCAAATATAGTAATCCAATGTTTTATGTTATCTGATATATTGTGTAAAGTTTGCAACACTAACTCAGCTGTTCTAATTTGCCTTCTATGTTTTTCTCTGGTTGTTTTAGGACAATGGAATGTTAGGTAGTCGTGGTTAGAAATTTGGATTGTTACCCTGTCTTCCCTGGGGTTCCGAACACATATGGTTTAATTCCGTTTCGGCTCATTGCCACATTTTCTATCTTTTTCATTCACAATGAGTAGCGGATAATTGTAGGCGAATGAGGAAACAATGCCGGAATGTTGATGGAGCAACGAACAATCAACGGACAAATGAAACAAACCAACCAGTTTTCTTTTGGGGAATGTAAAATGAGTTCATACATATAAAGGAAAACAAACTGAACAAAAACCCACCGACAAATATTCAACAGTAACAACTGACAAAActtcaatttttaataaaggaaaataaataagtaatgggtaaaaacatttttttttgttcatgttgtattttattttagaaagGAATTGATTCACAAATGATCTTAACAAAGCCTTAGGTTAAAGGCTATAATACGCCAAAATAGTCATATTAACATTGATTCTCtgtattcaaaaaaatttgtgcTATACACATATATTAATACCACGACCTTAACCTGGAACCGGTCAAAGATAAAAAATTCCCTACACCAGCAGGTACAAGGACACAGGCCGAAGAGAAGGCAatactttaaatattataattaaggtgattattgaaatattaaataatgcAGTTCAAAACTAGTTCTGCAATTTCACGCAAGTGTAGTTTTAAGTCGCAAATTGAAAAGATTTTTTATACCAAATATGTCCAGGTGTTGACCTTGAACAGAAAAGAAGCAGCATTTTTTATACAAACCGGCAGTTTTTGATTTAATCATAAAATTCCAACCCATTTTTAAACTGCAATCCAAATAGCAATAAGCAAATATCACACATTCATACGTATTTATATACTATACATATTGTAcactttaaagaaaaattttgtgTGAGTATACATACATGTCATACATTCAGACATTTATGCTCTCCAGCTCTTTTCCATTCTTTGCCCATTTTTTCATCCACTTTCTTTAAAATTCTCTATTTTGATTCGCAAACGTGCGAATGGCAGGCGaaaaataagtatataaatatttatgactCTCTGGTGCAACTGTCTTTCGTTCTTGCTGTGTTcgtccgttttttttttgttgtgcgtgcgtgtgtgtgtgtgtgtgtgagtgtgtatgtatatgtgccgcctgtgaatttattttaaagcACGAAAATGGGAGGTGAAGCACAAAAGCTTTTCCTCTGtctcctttcctttttttttgcacttgaACATGTTTGAGAAAAGTGAAATAAGATAAATGAGCCAATTCGGCTTTGCGTGCGTGCGCGACTCTtcttcatttctttttcattttttttttttgccggcATAAGTAGGACAGTTTATGAGAATCGACACAATCTTAAAAGTGTCAGTCTTAAGGTCATTGCAGAAAATCCGTACGCATATTTCCTTCTTTtcttctccctctctctgccTCTTGGACTATAATATGTGATTAATTTAAGGTGAGCCTTGTGAATGGTATTTGTCAATTATTGGTTAGAATTGGATTAGACGCATgctaagaatacatatatatgtatgtacattcgGGGTGTTcttattttcataaattcgaaATTCACCAAGTGCCGggcatttttataccatacacccatagggtgaaat from Drosophila willistoni isolate 14030-0811.24 chromosome XL unlocalized genomic scaffold, UCI_dwil_1.1 Seg141, whole genome shotgun sequence includes:
- the LOC6638068 gene encoding uncharacterized protein LOC6638068, which produces MGDAVTEHLRPLDNCEIFFQLRNALQTYSRNVKNLKTFVYWSGNEEAIKELCDICIEILLEHKLIEIKGTNGGLKKQMTVVPNAEVPGSKDRLRGLMVYLILNSSNVYKCEEEQLGQWNPQCVHLLKQLPYALPQFLTVALVSRCGLVDVFAEFLSCGPIWLTGQYYECLNTTLSHLTKDHYESLNLLCMALLSASRAIRWQKEESTLLSSQLRKLLQRHLLDSEERLRVLRPTGRKLYLGQAITQIMEILIKTLDIKKEDEKQLPSFFPLYQLRLKNKVMSMQTDQQLSSSVQYALILLDFLQNLVQLVSVDTFIHWLELPSKKPLYNVQERICVLSSDLLKLLVKDDNLKLHSICKQLHSFALTAKSFEEKLEELSLGKLLSFLEGEEGEAGEDQIIAGLEQLFLRSIAFGNDECVETMAKHIKVMKFTHAQRIIEHLSQVAQAKEVMKGLEVTDEQETTKKELKDEKDDDEDYQQEYSLLISQVLFPIFEQCSVTERIQILNIRDDLQLLQQFSFDIGDHENQRILFFNQFSLKPQRLPIGEFLQLCFAHPLETWLSLAKLSMAHEGFAKIFWRLACLCSGHVFHYMSSICTNLILDERMLHNQNSQNFLLSIYIYPLILNGLRISSRLRKNCRFIKLRLNLKGVNYPYTLEKLKSCQSDYLDALALSLDKFSDLNTRNYAIICKLMSILMAVSRLDAHLMVTSRNQLTMLNSKKVKDDVKIAKEYTNMHIQLAHWRRSHWPLISQLIQTMDLLRWNLTCYNSTRADALNLVVLYWKESTMHPYLMPKGLIDQIQAVVDTMQHKSFWLVHNMFQIQDSGSVKANVELLTQASASEAKVLMQNALICGNDKAIMAELTLAVLKSGPEIRQSALNGYNFIFKCYIKAFQGSLPQKAKPGVWIRWVEKLLEVVVKSPEEAQINIFHLAHPTLIALYQKSYFNVNVKEKILQYMTLLPQNTITANIIREMENLNNLP
- the LOC6638069 gene encoding N-acetylneuraminate 9-O-acetyltransferase isoform X2 encodes the protein MELRELRGAGNGISSNNSGTNARGVTGVGELGGICIGGAASGGVHRPPTKADLFIKQLNSTNAKKVALLLVLGFIFYHGLLNWNYGSDSCQWLLSKGRFKGDNEWQPYGCMLHKYSLTDTRRCLRYLAFFDNKNNFVFIGDASIRLLYERFIEQLRLPLSLSSDANENASTKAHFQDKKLHMMAQYIKAEERTEFKFPTTSFKKALEKCFVTDMSFGKLY
- the LOC6638069 gene encoding N-acetylneuraminate 9-O-acetyltransferase isoform X1, whose translation is MELRELRGAGNGISSNNSGTNARGVTGVGELGGICIGGAASGGVHRPPTKADLFIKQLNSTNAKKVALLLVLGFIFYHGLLNWNYGSDSCQWLLSKGRFKGDNEWQPYGCMLHKYSLTDTRRCLRYLAFFDNKNNFVFIGDASIRLLYERFIEQLRLPLSLSSDANENASTKAHFQDKKLHMMAQYIKAEEVSPWLIDRLYRLEAEKQLSSVYIMGFSHTNLINGNVTEDVLRHYSVNLTLLGPPIHRLVAQQSRVLWKLVDRVDEEKLPSSWKLLLNEDIDRYNHIARNVFRYTEATIWESAWHISNGLLDNAIDGYELSQHGQRLEVQLLWNMYCNDYMNYNDGTCCSSSEPYTTLQIVAYSMFGVCISLLSGMGIKRWLKHLRGQTLYVPVQQQQQSNPPSSAISALITDYSTPLLALSLLGLIMGYFYLCDRTNFFMKENKYYSEFSFWIPVGYVFALGLFFTEDSRFTKVLNRDQTDELKGWILLVVLIYYMTGAQRVLPIHMHIKLLISGYFFLTGYTHFTYIWQSRGMEGRGVGNGSSKSLFVRFFQSMFRLNFLSVLLCFCMNRPYQFYYFVPLLSFWLSVIYFVLAMPPRISSSSVDVNPLHYLYLVSKCIGCLGLITVLFMSEVFFERIFVTRPWKALFVTTDDDIHEWWYQWKLDRYTVTFGMIFAACFHIAQKSKPNNLVFDDNNHGNLFSRRTSISVTLLALLGVGIYTAFSFLCRNLQNCEEIHSYILFIPIIGYVILRNISGILRTRFSTFFAWFGRISLELFVCQYHIWLAADRHGVLVLLPGFPTLNMIITSFIFVCVSHEVHRLTEILLPYAVPNDWRLVMRNFVVFLIVLIPVARSDGMF